A section of the Thauera chlorobenzoica genome encodes:
- the pstB gene encoding phosphate ABC transporter ATP-binding protein PstB, producing the protein MKTPATPLALKSEVRDFNFHYGQFHALKGISFPVYDKKVTALIGPSGCGKSTLLRSFNRMHDLYPGNRYAGEIRLYPDNTNLLAADVDPIEVRMRISMVFQKPNPFPKSIYENVAYGLRVRGEKNRTVIDGKVEQALKDAALWDEVKHRLDELGANLSGGQQQRLCIARALATDPEIILFDEPTSALDPIATASIEELVTELKDKVTILIVTHNMQQAARISDFTAYMYLGELVEFGVTDELFLKPKKKETEDYITGRFG; encoded by the coding sequence ATGAAAACACCTGCGACCCCGCTGGCGCTGAAGTCCGAAGTGCGCGACTTCAACTTCCACTACGGCCAGTTCCACGCCCTCAAGGGTATTTCCTTCCCGGTCTACGACAAGAAGGTCACCGCGCTGATCGGCCCCTCCGGCTGCGGCAAGTCGACGCTGCTGCGCTCGTTCAACCGCATGCACGACCTTTACCCGGGCAACCGCTACGCGGGTGAGATCCGCCTCTACCCGGACAATACCAACCTGCTCGCCGCCGACGTCGACCCGATCGAGGTGCGCATGCGCATCAGCATGGTGTTCCAGAAGCCCAACCCCTTCCCGAAGTCGATCTACGAGAACGTCGCCTACGGCCTGCGCGTGCGCGGCGAGAAGAACCGGACGGTGATCGACGGCAAGGTCGAGCAGGCGCTCAAGGATGCGGCGCTGTGGGATGAGGTCAAGCACCGCCTCGACGAGCTCGGCGCCAATCTCTCGGGCGGCCAGCAGCAGCGCCTGTGCATCGCGCGCGCGCTCGCCACCGACCCCGAGATCATCCTCTTCGACGAGCCGACCTCGGCGCTCGACCCGATCGCCACTGCGAGCATCGAGGAGCTGGTCACCGAGCTGAAGGACAAGGTGACGATCCTGATCGTGACCCACAACATGCAGCAGGCGGCGCGCATCTCGGACTTCACCGCCTACATGTACCTGGGCGAACTGGTCGAGTTCGGCGTCACCGACGAGCTGTTCCTGAAGCCGAAGAAGAAGGAAACCGAGGACTACATCACCGGCCGCTTCGGCTGA
- the tpiA gene encoding triose-phosphate isomerase, whose amino-acid sequence MIRLVAGNWKMNGSLVANRVLLDQLEASPGVEVAVCVPYPYLAQLQQRPGGLALGAQDVSEYAAGAYTGEVSASMLAEFGCRYVIVGHSERRALFGEQDVTVGRKARAALAAGVVPIVCVGETLAERDAGRVMAVIGRQLAAVLEVLGVAAMASVVLAYEPVWAIGSGSSASAEQVAEVHGGIRAWLVAHGVEAESVRILYGGSVKPGNAREIFAVADVDGGLIGGASLVAVDFMAICGAAADPA is encoded by the coding sequence ATGATCAGACTCGTCGCCGGCAACTGGAAGATGAATGGCAGTCTTGTCGCCAATCGTGTCCTGCTCGATCAGCTCGAGGCAAGCCCGGGGGTGGAAGTCGCCGTGTGCGTCCCCTACCCGTATCTCGCCCAGCTGCAGCAGCGACCGGGCGGACTGGCGCTCGGTGCGCAGGACGTCAGCGAGTATGCCGCCGGGGCCTATACCGGAGAGGTAAGCGCGTCGATGCTGGCCGAATTCGGTTGCCGCTATGTCATCGTCGGTCATTCCGAGCGCCGGGCGCTGTTCGGTGAGCAGGACGTCACCGTCGGGCGCAAGGCGCGTGCGGCGCTGGCGGCAGGCGTGGTGCCGATCGTCTGTGTGGGCGAAACCCTCGCCGAGCGTGACGCCGGGCGGGTGATGGCGGTGATCGGTCGTCAGCTCGCAGCGGTGCTCGAAGTGCTCGGGGTGGCGGCGATGGCCTCGGTGGTGCTGGCGTACGAGCCGGTATGGGCGATCGGCAGCGGATCCTCGGCCAGTGCCGAGCAGGTGGCCGAAGTGCATGGCGGTATCCGCGCCTGGCTGGTGGCGCATGGGGTCGAAGCGGAGTCGGTGCGGATCCTCTATGGCGGCAGCGTCAAGCCCGGGAATGCGCGCGAGATCTTCGCGGTGGCGGATGTCGATGGCGGCCTGATTGGCGGGGCATCGCTGGTGGCGGTTGATTTCATGGCGATCTGCGGCGCAGCGGCAGATCCGGCTTGA
- the arsB gene encoding ACR3 family arsenite efflux transporter: protein MSAQCEVVGKKAAAAPISFFERYLSLWVFLCIVAGTAFGQAAPDLAQAVGALEIAHVNLPVGLLIWVMIIPMLMKIDFGALHEVREQKAGMAVTLFVNWAVKPFTMALLGWIFIRHVFAPWLPAEQLDSYIAGLILLGAAPCTAMVFVWSNLCRGNANFTLTQVALNDLVMVFAFAPIVALLLGVSSIPVPWDTLTLSVLMYIVIPLAIAQFIRARLLRRGRAALDAALARIGPFSILALLATLVLLFSFQGGTIIAQPAIIAMLAVPILLQTLFIAALGYGLNRKLKVRHDVAGPSTMIGASNFFELAVAVAIVLYGFDSGAALATVVGVLIEVPVMLWLVKMVTRTRRWYERALPASA from the coding sequence ATGTCCGCCCAATGTGAAGTCGTCGGCAAGAAAGCGGCCGCAGCCCCGATCAGCTTCTTCGAACGCTACCTCAGCCTCTGGGTGTTCCTCTGCATCGTCGCCGGCACCGCCTTCGGCCAGGCCGCGCCCGACCTTGCACAGGCGGTCGGCGCGCTCGAGATCGCCCACGTCAACCTCCCGGTCGGGCTGCTGATCTGGGTCATGATCATCCCGATGCTGATGAAGATCGACTTCGGCGCGCTGCACGAAGTGCGCGAGCAGAAAGCCGGCATGGCCGTCACCCTGTTCGTGAACTGGGCGGTGAAGCCGTTCACGATGGCGCTGCTGGGCTGGATCTTCATCCGCCATGTGTTCGCCCCCTGGCTGCCAGCAGAACAGCTCGACAGCTACATCGCCGGCCTGATCCTGCTCGGCGCCGCACCGTGCACGGCGATGGTGTTCGTGTGGAGCAACCTGTGCCGCGGCAACGCCAACTTCACCCTGACCCAGGTCGCGCTCAACGATCTGGTCATGGTGTTCGCCTTCGCCCCGATCGTCGCCCTGCTGCTGGGCGTGTCCTCGATCCCGGTGCCGTGGGACACGCTGACGCTGTCGGTGCTGATGTACATCGTCATCCCGCTGGCGATCGCCCAGTTCATCCGCGCCCGCCTGCTGCGGCGCGGCCGCGCCGCCCTCGACGCCGCGCTGGCGCGCATCGGCCCCTTCTCCATCCTCGCGCTCCTCGCCACCCTGGTGCTGCTGTTCTCGTTCCAGGGCGGGACGATCATCGCCCAGCCGGCGATCATCGCCATGCTCGCGGTGCCGATCCTGCTCCAGACCCTGTTCATCGCCGCGCTCGGCTACGGGCTGAACCGCAAGCTCAAGGTGCGCCACGACGTCGCCGGCCCATCGACGATGATCGGCGCCTCCAACTTCTTCGAGCTCGCGGTGGCGGTGGCGATCGTGCTCTACGGCTTCGATTCCGGCGCCGCGCTGGCGACGGTGGTCGGCGTGCTGATCGAGGTGCCGGTGATGCTGTGGCTGGTGAAGATGGTGACGCGCACGCGGCGCTGGTACGAGCGCGCACTGCCGGCTTCGGCCTGA
- the pstA gene encoding phosphate ABC transporter permease PstA: MDNHSANLSRIRTVIRRAKRWDMIFGLTGLLAMMLCVLTLVALFAQMAIDGVPRLSWDFLTSFPSRRPGQAGILSAWVGTVLVMLVTVTAAVPFGVAAGVYLEEYARKNWVTDIIEINVTNLAGVPSIIYGLLALGIFVYGFGFGQSILSAGLTLALLILPVIIVSTREAIRAIPQAVREAAYACGCTTWQLVRDHIVPYSGAGILTGVIIGMARAIGETAPIITIGALTFIAFLPPAPFAGEPPAGLFDWLFAPFTVMPIQMFNWVSRPDPNFHYNAAAAGFILVFMTLAMNGLAIWLRYRLRRNIKW; this comes from the coding sequence ATGGACAATCATTCCGCAAACCTGAGCCGGATCCGCACGGTGATCCGGCGTGCCAAGCGCTGGGACATGATCTTCGGCCTCACCGGCCTGCTCGCGATGATGCTGTGCGTGTTGACCCTGGTGGCGTTGTTCGCGCAGATGGCGATCGATGGCGTGCCGCGCCTGTCGTGGGACTTCCTCACCAGCTTCCCGTCGCGCCGTCCGGGCCAGGCCGGGATCCTGTCGGCCTGGGTCGGCACCGTGCTGGTGATGCTGGTCACCGTCACCGCGGCCGTGCCTTTCGGCGTCGCCGCGGGCGTGTATCTGGAAGAGTACGCGCGCAAGAACTGGGTCACCGACATCATCGAGATCAACGTCACCAACCTCGCCGGCGTGCCCTCGATCATCTACGGCCTGCTCGCGCTAGGCATCTTCGTGTATGGCTTCGGCTTCGGCCAGAGCATCCTGTCGGCGGGGTTGACGCTGGCACTGCTGATCCTGCCGGTGATCATCGTGTCCACGCGCGAGGCCATCCGCGCCATTCCGCAGGCCGTCCGCGAGGCGGCCTACGCCTGCGGGTGCACCACCTGGCAGCTGGTGCGCGACCACATCGTGCCGTATTCGGGTGCCGGCATCCTCACCGGCGTCATCATCGGGATGGCGCGCGCGATCGGCGAGACCGCGCCGATCATCACCATCGGCGCGCTCACCTTCATCGCCTTCCTGCCGCCGGCGCCGTTCGCGGGCGAGCCGCCGGCCGGGCTGTTTGACTGGCTGTTCGCGCCGTTCACCGTGATGCCGATCCAGATGTTCAACTGGGTGTCGCGTCCCGACCCGAACTTCCACTACAACGCCGCCGCCGCCGGCTTCATCCTCGTCTTCATGACCCTGGCCATGAACGGGCTGGCGATCTGGCTGCGCTACCGCCTGCGCCGCAACATCAAGTGGTGA
- the arsA gene encoding arsenical pump-driving ATPase — protein MHFLEHPPRHLFFTGKGGVGKTSIACATAVRLADAGRRVLLVSTDPASNVGQVFGVEIGDRITPIPAVPRLSALEIDPEAAARAYRERIVGPVRGVLPDSVVRGIEEQLSGACTTEIAAFDEFTGLLTDGELAQAFEHIVFDTAPTGHTIRLLQLPGAWTGFLDDSSSGASCLGPLAGLEKQRQQYRAAVDALAAPALTRLVLVARAQASTLREVARTHAELAAIGLGRQFLVINGVLPAEAVEDDALAAAIARREAESLERCPAVLRALPTDRIALMPFNLVGLAALRALLAPAAATTAGTSTAAGRHSDRAPEPLPALPGLSALVDEIAPGGHGLVMLMGKGGVGKTTLAAAIAVELAHRGHDVHLSTSDPAAHLDETLAGGLVHLTVSRIDPQAETERYRNDVLATKGEALDARGRALLEEDLRSPCTEEIAVFQAFSRIIRDAGRKFVVMDTAPTGHTLLLLDATGAYHREVARNMDKSGIAHFTTPMLQLQDPAQTKVLIVTLAETTPVLEAARLQADLRRAGIEPWAWIINNSLAAAAPHAPLLARRAAAEGPQIAAVREHHARRVALVPLQAEEPVGVDRLLALAGGKC, from the coding sequence ATGCACTTTCTCGAACATCCGCCCCGCCACCTGTTCTTCACCGGCAAGGGCGGCGTCGGCAAAACCTCGATCGCCTGCGCCACCGCGGTCCGCCTGGCCGATGCCGGGCGCCGGGTGCTGCTGGTCAGCACCGATCCGGCCTCCAACGTCGGCCAGGTGTTCGGCGTCGAGATCGGCGACCGCATCACCCCGATTCCCGCCGTGCCGCGGCTGTCCGCGCTCGAGATCGACCCCGAGGCGGCCGCCCGCGCCTACCGCGAGCGCATCGTCGGCCCGGTCCGCGGCGTCCTCCCCGACAGCGTGGTGCGCGGCATCGAAGAGCAGCTCTCGGGTGCGTGCACCACCGAAATCGCCGCCTTCGACGAGTTCACCGGCCTGCTCACCGATGGCGAACTGGCGCAGGCATTCGAGCACATCGTGTTCGACACTGCCCCGACCGGCCACACCATCCGCCTGCTGCAGCTCCCCGGGGCATGGACCGGCTTCCTCGACGACAGCAGCAGCGGCGCTTCCTGCCTCGGCCCCCTCGCCGGCCTGGAAAAGCAGCGCCAGCAATACCGCGCGGCGGTCGATGCGCTCGCGGCCCCCGCCCTGACCCGCCTCGTGCTGGTCGCCCGCGCCCAGGCCTCGACCCTGCGCGAAGTCGCACGGACTCACGCAGAGCTCGCCGCGATCGGCCTCGGGCGCCAGTTCCTCGTCATCAACGGCGTGCTGCCGGCCGAAGCCGTCGAGGACGATGCGCTCGCCGCGGCGATCGCCCGCCGCGAGGCCGAGTCACTCGAGCGCTGTCCGGCCGTCCTGCGCGCCCTGCCCACCGACCGCATCGCGCTGATGCCGTTCAACCTCGTCGGCCTGGCGGCCCTGCGCGCGTTGCTGGCGCCGGCGGCCGCAACCACGGCCGGCACGAGCACGGCCGCCGGCCGGCATTCGGACCGCGCGCCGGAGCCGCTTCCCGCCCTGCCCGGACTTTCCGCCCTGGTCGATGAGATCGCCCCGGGCGGCCACGGCCTGGTGATGCTGATGGGCAAGGGCGGAGTGGGCAAGACCACGCTGGCCGCTGCGATCGCAGTCGAGCTCGCCCACCGCGGCCACGACGTGCACCTGAGCACCTCCGACCCTGCCGCCCATCTCGACGAGACCCTCGCCGGCGGGCTCGTCCACCTGACCGTCAGCCGCATCGATCCCCAGGCCGAAACCGAGCGTTACCGCAACGACGTCCTCGCCACCAAGGGCGAGGCCCTCGATGCACGCGGCCGCGCCCTCCTCGAAGAAGACCTGCGCTCGCCGTGCACCGAGGAAATCGCCGTCTTCCAGGCCTTCTCGCGCATCATCCGCGACGCCGGACGCAAGTTCGTCGTCATGGACACCGCCCCCACCGGCCACACCCTGCTGCTGCTCGATGCCACCGGCGCCTATCACCGCGAGGTCGCACGCAACATGGACAAGAGCGGCATCGCCCACTTCACCACGCCGATGCTGCAGCTGCAGGACCCGGCCCAGACCAAGGTGCTGATCGTCACCCTGGCCGAGACCACGCCGGTGCTCGAAGCGGCCCGCCTGCAGGCCGACCTGCGCCGCGCCGGCATCGAGCCGTGGGCGTGGATCATCAACAACAGTCTGGCTGCAGCCGCTCCGCACGCGCCCCTGCTCGCCCGCCGTGCCGCCGCAGAAGGACCGCAGATCGCCGCGGTGCGCGAGCATCATGCCCGCCGCGTCGCGCTGGTGCCACTGCAGGCCGAAGAGCCGGTCGGCGTCGACCGTCTGCTGGCGCTCGCCGGCGGCAAGTGCTAG
- the glmM gene encoding phosphoglucosamine mutase, translated as MGRRYFGTDGVRGRVGEVPITPEFVMRLGYAAGVTLVAREKLPAGEHPAVLIGKDTRISGYMLEAALEAGFSAAGVDVILAGPIPTPAVAYLTRALRLQAGVVISASHNPFYDNGIKFFSAGGAKLADAVEAEIESRLDQPMGCAEAARLGKARRVADAAGRYIEFCKSTFPNELDLRGMRIAVDCAHGAAYHIAPKVFHELGAEVLPVGVEPNGLNINDGVGATRPEHLKKAVLAHRADLGVALDGDADRLIMVDQRGQIYDGDKLLYVVARARHAEGRLDGVVGTLMSNLGFEHAIARLGVPFARAKVGDRYVLELLHERGWKLGGENSGHIICLDRHTTGDGIVSALQVLAALKQQGQTLAEACAELVFYPQKLINVGLPAGFDWQADPGIAAAQARAEAELGDSGRVLLRPSGTEPLLRVMVEGRDGVVVERLAGDIAAVVERASA; from the coding sequence ATGGGGCGCAGGTATTTTGGCACTGACGGGGTGCGCGGCAGGGTCGGAGAGGTGCCGATCACGCCCGAGTTCGTGATGCGCCTGGGCTACGCCGCAGGGGTCACCCTGGTCGCGCGCGAGAAGCTCCCGGCCGGCGAGCATCCGGCGGTGCTGATCGGCAAGGACACGCGGATTTCAGGCTACATGCTCGAAGCCGCGCTCGAGGCCGGGTTTTCCGCCGCGGGTGTCGACGTCATCCTCGCCGGGCCGATTCCGACTCCGGCGGTGGCCTACCTGACCCGCGCACTGCGCCTGCAGGCGGGCGTGGTGATCTCCGCTTCGCACAACCCGTTCTACGATAACGGGATCAAGTTCTTTTCCGCCGGCGGGGCCAAGCTGGCCGATGCGGTCGAGGCCGAAATCGAGTCCCGCCTCGATCAGCCGATGGGCTGCGCCGAAGCGGCCCGGCTGGGCAAGGCGCGGCGGGTGGCCGACGCCGCCGGTCGCTACATCGAATTCTGCAAGAGCACCTTCCCCAATGAGCTCGACCTGCGCGGCATGCGCATCGCAGTCGACTGCGCCCATGGTGCCGCGTATCACATCGCCCCCAAGGTTTTCCACGAGCTCGGCGCCGAAGTCCTGCCGGTGGGGGTCGAGCCCAACGGCCTCAACATCAACGATGGCGTCGGTGCGACCCGCCCGGAGCACCTGAAGAAGGCGGTGCTCGCCCACAGGGCCGATCTGGGCGTTGCCCTCGACGGCGACGCGGACCGCCTGATCATGGTCGACCAGCGCGGCCAGATCTACGATGGCGACAAGCTGCTCTACGTCGTGGCGCGCGCGCGCCATGCCGAGGGCCGTCTCGACGGCGTGGTCGGCACGCTGATGAGCAACCTCGGCTTCGAACACGCGATCGCGCGCCTCGGCGTCCCGTTCGCACGCGCCAAGGTCGGCGACCGTTACGTGCTCGAACTGCTGCACGAGCGCGGCTGGAAGCTCGGTGGCGAAAACTCCGGCCACATCATCTGTCTCGACCGCCACACCACCGGCGATGGCATCGTCTCGGCGCTGCAGGTGCTGGCGGCACTCAAGCAGCAGGGGCAGACGCTGGCCGAAGCCTGTGCCGAGCTCGTGTTCTATCCCCAGAAACTGATCAACGTCGGCCTGCCAGCCGGTTTCGACTGGCAGGCCGACCCCGGTATCGCCGCGGCGCAGGCGCGGGCCGAGGCGGAGCTGGGCGACAGCGGGCGGGTGCTGCTGCGCCCGTCCGGCACCGAACCCCTGCTACGGGTGATGGTCGAGGGGCGCGACGGCGTTGTCGTCGAACGTCTGGCGGGCGATATCGCTGCCGTTGTGGAGCGTGCGTCCGCCTGA
- a CDS encoding ArsR/SmtB family transcription factor, whose product MEKRSALQVFEALSSGIRLDVYRCLVVAGRQGMVAGEIAATLDIPPTNLSFHLKNLTQSGLLNVAQEGRFQRYRANIETMLEVIAYLTENCCAGRPHECADFRRSQPGLAALLPPLDCPAEESDHP is encoded by the coding sequence ATGGAGAAACGAAGCGCCCTGCAGGTCTTCGAAGCCCTGTCGTCCGGCATCCGCCTCGACGTCTACCGCTGCCTCGTGGTCGCCGGACGCCAGGGTATGGTTGCAGGTGAAATTGCCGCCACACTCGACATCCCGCCGACCAATCTCTCGTTCCACCTCAAGAACCTGACCCAGTCCGGGCTTCTGAACGTGGCGCAGGAAGGGCGCTTCCAGCGCTACCGCGCCAACATCGAGACGATGCTCGAGGTCATCGCCTACCTCACCGAAAATTGCTGCGCAGGACGTCCGCACGAGTGCGCCGACTTCCGCCGGAGCCAGCCCGGCCTCGCCGCCCTGCTCCCCCCGCTCGACTGCCCTGCCGAAGAATCCGATCACCCATGA
- the pstC gene encoding phosphate ABC transporter permease subunit PstC, whose product MSASLAAAAPASLPVTSERLKKKRTRHMKEQVIEALLFFAACVSVFTTVAILYILVSESLVFFEHVPLFDFLTDTQWTPLFADAHYGILPLLSGTLTVAGVGLLVAIPLGTIIAIYLSEFASTRVRETVKPFLELLEGIPTIVYGYFALLFVTPLLQMIFPELPGFNMLSAGLVIGVMIVPYISSVAEDAMRAVPMALREASYATGATRFQTAIKVVTPSAISGIAAAYILGVSRAVGETMVVAVAAGMQPKLTFDPTEGAGTITAYIVQVALGDLPHGEIGYQTIFAAGLVLVLLTLLFNILGYWLRRKFREAY is encoded by the coding sequence ATGTCCGCCAGCCTCGCTGCTGCTGCGCCGGCCTCGCTGCCGGTCACCAGCGAACGTCTGAAGAAGAAGCGCACGCGCCACATGAAGGAGCAGGTCATCGAGGCCTTGCTATTCTTCGCCGCGTGCGTATCGGTGTTCACGACGGTCGCGATCCTTTACATCCTGGTGTCCGAATCGCTCGTGTTCTTCGAGCATGTCCCGCTCTTCGACTTCCTCACCGACACCCAGTGGACGCCGCTCTTCGCCGACGCCCACTACGGCATCCTGCCGCTGCTGTCGGGGACGCTGACCGTCGCCGGCGTCGGCCTGCTGGTGGCGATTCCGCTCGGTACCATCATCGCGATCTACCTGTCGGAATTCGCCTCGACCAGGGTGCGCGAGACGGTGAAGCCCTTCCTCGAGCTGCTCGAAGGCATTCCGACCATCGTCTATGGCTACTTCGCCCTGCTTTTCGTCACGCCGCTGCTGCAGATGATCTTTCCCGAGTTGCCCGGCTTCAACATGCTGTCGGCCGGTCTGGTGATCGGCGTGATGATCGTGCCCTACATCAGCTCGGTGGCCGAGGACGCCATGCGCGCGGTGCCGATGGCGCTGCGCGAGGCCTCCTACGCCACCGGCGCGACCCGCTTCCAGACCGCGATCAAGGTCGTCACCCCGTCGGCGATCTCGGGCATCGCCGCCGCCTACATCCTCGGCGTCTCGCGCGCGGTGGGCGAGACCATGGTGGTGGCGGTGGCCGCCGGCATGCAGCCGAAGCTCACCTTCGACCCGACCGAAGGCGCCGGCACGATCACCGCCTACATCGTGCAGGTGGCACTGGGCGACCTACCGCACGGCGAGATCGGCTACCAGACCATCTTCGCCGCCGGCCTCGTGCTGGTGCTGCTGACCCTGCTGTTCAACATCCTCGGCTACTGGCTGCGGCGCAAGTTCCGCGAGGCGTACTGA
- a CDS encoding DUF2789 domain-containing protein produces MEQPVHALKDLFAQLGLPDDADSIESFIRTHSPLAESVKLADAPFWTSAQAGFLREELAEDADWAELVDQLSAALRAG; encoded by the coding sequence ATGGAACAGCCGGTACATGCGCTGAAGGACTTGTTCGCCCAGCTCGGTCTGCCCGACGATGCCGACTCCATCGAGTCCTTCATCCGCACCCACTCACCGCTCGCCGAGAGCGTGAAGCTGGCCGACGCCCCGTTCTGGACCAGCGCACAGGCGGGCTTCCTGCGCGAGGAACTCGCCGAGGATGCGGACTGGGCCGAGCTTGTCGATCAGCTCAGCGCGGCGCTGCGGGCCGGGTAG
- the arsD gene encoding arsenite efflux transporter metallochaperone ArsD — protein sequence MSTIQIFDPALCCPTGVCGTDVDPMFAKAAADLDWAKEEGIAIERFNLAMDPQAFAANAVVKAFLERSGEDALPLILVDGEMMLAGRYPNRAELSRWAGVSSPKLNPVPAGNCCSGGHCG from the coding sequence ATGAGCACCATCCAGATCTTCGACCCCGCGCTGTGCTGCCCCACCGGCGTCTGCGGCACCGACGTCGATCCGATGTTCGCCAAGGCCGCCGCCGACCTCGACTGGGCCAAGGAAGAAGGCATCGCCATCGAACGCTTCAACCTCGCCATGGACCCCCAGGCTTTCGCCGCCAACGCGGTGGTCAAGGCCTTCCTCGAGCGCTCCGGCGAGGACGCCCTGCCCCTGATCCTGGTCGACGGCGAAATGATGCTCGCCGGTCGTTACCCGAACCGCGCCGAGCTGTCGCGCTGGGCCGGGGTGTCCTCCCCCAAGCTCAATCCGGTGCCGGCCGGCAACTGCTGCAGCGGCGGCCACTGCGGCTGA
- a CDS encoding arsenate reductase ArsC, giving the protein MNVLFLCTGNSCRSILAEATFNALAPAPLRAMSAGSQPAGYVHPHSLALLAREGIPTAGCRSKSWNELPATPDVVITVCASAAGESCPVYLAPVPRAHWGVDDPARATGTTAEIDAAFESAYRILRHRIEAFLALPADLAARDPQRFRHELAHIGTLVPAK; this is encoded by the coding sequence ATGAACGTCCTTTTCTTGTGTACCGGCAATTCCTGCCGCTCCATCCTTGCCGAAGCCACGTTCAATGCTCTGGCGCCCGCCCCGCTGCGGGCGATGAGCGCCGGCAGCCAGCCTGCCGGCTACGTCCACCCGCATTCACTGGCGCTGCTCGCCCGCGAAGGAATCCCCACCGCGGGCTGCCGCAGCAAGTCATGGAACGAGCTCCCCGCCACGCCCGACGTGGTCATCACCGTCTGCGCCAGCGCCGCCGGCGAAAGCTGCCCGGTTTATCTGGCCCCGGTGCCGCGCGCCCACTGGGGCGTGGACGACCCGGCCAGGGCCACCGGCACGACGGCCGAAATCGACGCCGCGTTCGAATCCGCCTACCGCATCCTGCGCCACCGCATCGAAGCCTTCCTCGCCCTGCCGGCCGACCTTGCCGCACGGGATCCGCAACGGTTCCGGCACGAACTCGCGCACATCGGCACCCTCGTACCGGCAAAATAG
- a CDS encoding PstS family phosphate ABC transporter substrate-binding protein → MKVFKFAAAAVAVAGAFVSGGAAAQALVKVDGSSTVFPVTEAVAEEFQKAKKGGVRVTVGVSGTGGGFKKFCRGETDISNASRPISKKEIDDCKAAGIEFVELPIAFDALTVVLNPKNDWADKGITVAQLKAMWEPAAQGKITKWNQVNPAWPDRDLTLYGAGADSGTFDYFTEAVTGKSKSSRGDFTASEDDNVLVQGVSRDVNALGFFGFAYYEENKDKLKAAKIIAEDGKPAVGPSMESVLDGSYTPLSRPIFIYVNAKSLEKPEVKEFVEFYNKEGAALAAEVKYVPLPKKAYDYNIEQVAKLARGTKFGGENKVGITIEELMSLEAK, encoded by the coding sequence ATGAAAGTTTTCAAGTTCGCTGCTGCTGCGGTTGCTGTCGCCGGTGCTTTCGTTTCCGGCGGTGCCGCCGCCCAGGCCTTGGTGAAGGTCGACGGCTCCTCTACGGTGTTCCCGGTCACCGAGGCCGTGGCCGAGGAGTTCCAGAAAGCGAAGAAGGGCGGCGTGCGGGTGACGGTCGGCGTCTCTGGCACCGGCGGCGGCTTCAAGAAGTTCTGCCGCGGCGAAACGGACATCTCCAACGCCTCGCGGCCGATCTCGAAGAAGGAAATCGACGACTGCAAGGCCGCCGGCATCGAGTTCGTCGAACTGCCGATCGCCTTCGATGCGCTCACCGTGGTGTTGAACCCGAAGAACGACTGGGCCGACAAGGGCATCACCGTGGCCCAGCTGAAGGCCATGTGGGAGCCGGCCGCGCAGGGCAAGATCACGAAGTGGAACCAGGTGAACCCCGCCTGGCCCGATCGTGACCTGACGCTCTACGGCGCCGGCGCCGATTCGGGCACCTTCGACTACTTCACCGAAGCGGTCACCGGCAAGTCCAAGTCCAGCCGCGGCGACTTCACCGCCTCGGAAGACGACAACGTGCTGGTGCAGGGCGTGTCGCGCGACGTCAATGCGCTCGGCTTCTTCGGCTTTGCCTATTACGAAGAGAACAAGGACAAGCTCAAGGCGGCGAAGATCATCGCCGAAGACGGCAAACCGGCGGTCGGCCCGTCGATGGAATCGGTGCTCGATGGCAGCTACACCCCGCTGTCGCGCCCGATCTTCATCTACGTCAATGCCAAGTCGCTCGAGAAGCCCGAAGTCAAGGAGTTCGTTGAGTTCTACAACAAGGAAGGCGCGGCGCTGGCGGCCGAAGTCAAGTACGTGCCGCTGCCGAAGAAGGCCTACGACTACAACATCGAGCAGGTCGCCAAGCTCGCCAGGGGCACCAAGTTCGGCGGCGAGAACAAGGTCGGCATCACCATCGAAGAGCTGATGTCGCTCGAAGCCAAGTAA